In the genome of Terribacillus sp. FSL K6-0262, one region contains:
- a CDS encoding response regulator transcription factor, whose amino-acid sequence MTHKVLIADDHVVVREGLKLLIETNRNYKTIGEAGNGSEAIELVNELEPDIVLMDLYMPVMSGMEAIRNLSVTHPDLPIIILTTYNEDQLLAEGFDYGAKGYLLKDTSLESLFHSLDAAMSGKTLIGDDMMKRIRNYQEKRRNLKEKVQLSRMEIVILQAVARGMTSKEIAFDMGVSERTIKSRLTGIFNKLGVDSRTEAVAVAIEAGLIHLNHNNL is encoded by the coding sequence GTGACGCATAAAGTACTGATAGCAGATGATCATGTAGTAGTCAGGGAAGGACTCAAGCTGCTGATAGAAACAAACCGAAACTATAAAACCATCGGTGAAGCAGGGAATGGCTCGGAAGCGATCGAGCTGGTAAATGAATTGGAGCCGGATATCGTTTTAATGGATCTATATATGCCTGTGATGAGCGGGATGGAAGCGATCCGGAATTTATCCGTCACACATCCCGATCTGCCTATCATTATTTTGACGACATATAATGAAGACCAATTGCTGGCAGAAGGATTCGATTACGGAGCGAAAGGCTATCTGCTGAAAGATACCAGTCTGGAATCTTTGTTTCATTCCTTGGATGCTGCGATGAGCGGGAAGACGCTGATAGGGGATGACATGATGAAAAGAATCCGAAATTATCAGGAAAAGAGACGGAACCTAAAAGAAAAAGTGCAGCTTTCCCGTATGGAGATCGTCATCCTCCAAGCTGTCGCAAGGGGCATGACCAGCAAGGAAATTGCATTTGATATGGGCGTTTCGGAAAGGACCATCAAATCCAGACTTACAGGGATATTCAATAAGCTTGGTGTGGATTCTAGAACGGAAGCGGTAGCAGTAGCGATCGAAGCGGGACTGATTCATCTGAATCACAATAATTTATGA
- a CDS encoding sensor histidine kinase: protein MDNYADHQNNIKQEYNNMVAARIPGLIWIFIAFTASMFLQIGAGSSFLHYGLFSLLILTFSILYWFSDRFLPKRAWMYFVVQGMIVYGSAFFMYDLYATIIALFPLLLGQVIGMVGQKRSAFFVILIGLSIIASIIIVPKESLFIFFVVAVPSTIIIVAYAAIFFKQVNGRIRTQQFLQELEEVHHQVENLTLHHERQRMARDLHDTLAQGLAGIKMQLEAINAHLSNGNYERAQQITQVAIEGAGTVMANSRLVIDDLRLHEESTDLEYILREHIQQFAAATGITCNFDFAIVHSVSPTVTEHCSRIVSECLLNIARYAKASKVAIAVSSTQEKDVLLVITDDGVGFDVDESLHKQGHYGLIGMKERMRILGGDIKIDSRIGNGTKVTVSIPLKGEVR, encoded by the coding sequence ATGGACAACTATGCAGATCACCAAAACAATATAAAACAAGAATACAATAACATGGTGGCAGCAAGGATCCCGGGCTTGATTTGGATTTTCATCGCTTTTACTGCGTCTATGTTCCTGCAAATCGGGGCGGGCAGTTCGTTCCTGCATTATGGACTTTTCAGTTTATTGATACTCACTTTTAGCATATTATACTGGTTTTCCGACCGATTCCTGCCGAAAAGAGCCTGGATGTACTTTGTCGTACAGGGAATGATCGTGTATGGCAGTGCCTTTTTTATGTACGACCTCTATGCAACGATCATTGCATTGTTTCCTTTGCTTTTAGGGCAGGTAATAGGAATGGTCGGACAAAAACGGAGCGCTTTTTTTGTTATATTGATAGGTCTGTCCATCATTGCATCCATTATCATTGTTCCGAAAGAAAGCTTGTTCATTTTCTTTGTTGTTGCTGTTCCCTCCACGATCATCATCGTTGCCTACGCTGCCATCTTCTTCAAGCAGGTCAATGGAAGGATAAGGACCCAGCAATTCCTGCAGGAACTGGAGGAGGTCCATCATCAGGTCGAGAATTTGACGCTGCACCATGAGCGGCAGCGGATGGCACGCGATTTGCATGATACGCTAGCTCAGGGGTTAGCCGGTATCAAGATGCAGCTTGAGGCGATAAATGCCCACCTATCCAATGGAAATTACGAACGTGCCCAACAGATAACGCAAGTGGCGATAGAGGGGGCAGGAACGGTGATGGCGAATTCCCGTCTTGTAATTGACGACTTGCGGCTTCATGAAGAAAGCACGGATTTGGAATATATTTTACGTGAGCATATCCAGCAGTTCGCGGCGGCTACCGGCATAACTTGCAATTTTGACTTTGCGATCGTGCATTCCGTATCCCCGACAGTAACAGAACATTGCTCCAGGATCGTAAGTGAGTGTCTGCTGAATATTGCGAGGTATGCCAAAGCTAGTAAAGTCGCCATAGCTGTTTCATCCACGCAGGAAAAGGATGTACTTCTGGTGATCACTGATGATGGAGTTGGTTTTGACGTGGATGAAAGTCTGCATAAGCAAGGTCATTATGGATTGATCGGGATGAAGGAGCGGATGAGGATTTTGGGAGGAGATATCAAGATAGACAGCAGAATCGGGAACGGAACAAAAGTGACAGTCAGCATTCCGTTGAAGGGGGAAGTACGGTGA
- a CDS encoding ROK family protein: protein MDDRMTMQDKVKMKITKGIRRLLMDHHRMSKAEIAEALSISFPTAGKFIGEMVNRGEVLSLGLTPSAGGRRARSYAYNPDFSHALLIYLEKEETKYVITDARNQKILEATAESLLEHDPSDLAAFLQTKLADNPSIRTIAMGIPGAVNGERVSYIPDYPLYANQNISTALNLPVGLTIENDMNAAVIGYQKRRGLSNEVSLVYLYMGKNGPGAGILINGNLVRGHTMFSGEISFIPLCEDNRFLPGTRFEKRDEKSAALISKLIQTISALLNPSHIIFHQGEVSEAFLNKAAEKTKEYFPADHLPELCISDWDKDYQEGLWEIAKRNLIGMGDSFVNGFD, encoded by the coding sequence TTGGATGACCGGATGACGATGCAGGATAAGGTGAAGATGAAAATAACAAAGGGAATAAGACGTTTGCTGATGGATCATCATAGGATGTCCAAGGCAGAAATTGCCGAGGCTCTTTCGATAAGCTTTCCCACTGCCGGCAAATTCATCGGGGAGATGGTAAACCGAGGAGAAGTACTCTCCTTGGGCCTTACTCCATCGGCAGGAGGAAGGAGAGCGCGCAGCTATGCTTATAATCCGGACTTTTCCCATGCATTGCTGATTTATCTTGAAAAAGAGGAAACGAAGTATGTCATTACTGATGCACGTAACCAAAAAATCCTTGAAGCAACTGCAGAGAGCTTATTGGAGCATGATCCTTCTGATTTAGCTGCATTCCTGCAGACAAAACTTGCAGACAACCCATCCATAAGAACGATCGCGATGGGTATACCCGGGGCCGTGAACGGTGAGAGGGTAAGCTATATCCCGGACTATCCGCTTTATGCAAACCAAAATATAAGTACCGCTTTGAATTTGCCAGTTGGTTTAACCATTGAAAATGATATGAATGCAGCAGTCATTGGTTATCAGAAGAGAAGGGGATTGTCGAATGAAGTATCCCTCGTGTACCTATACATGGGGAAAAATGGACCTGGTGCCGGCATTCTGATCAATGGGAACCTGGTGAGGGGACATACGATGTTCAGCGGGGAAATCTCCTTCATTCCCTTGTGTGAGGATAACAGATTCCTTCCCGGGACCAGGTTTGAAAAGAGAGATGAGAAATCTGCAGCGTTAATCTCAAAATTGATCCAGACCATCAGCGCATTGTTGAACCCCTCGCATATCATTTTTCATCAGGGAGAAGTCAGTGAAGCATTCTTGAATAAAGCCGCTGAAAAAACAAAAGAATATTTTCCAGCAGATCATCTGCCCGAATTGTGCATCAGCGACTGGGATAAAGATTATCAGGAAGGGCTATGGGAAATAGCAAAAAGGAATTTGATCGGCATGGGGGATTCATTCGTGAATGGTTTTGATTGA
- a CDS encoding VOC family protein translates to MKIEHIAIWVKDIEKMRKFYTHYFGAKSNSLYVNEKKGFSSYFLAFSDGSRLELMRKETINGQSTPDHLGWAHTAFSLGSKEAVDSLTEKLKADGYTIKGNPRTTGDGYYESVIEDPEGNIVEITI, encoded by the coding sequence TTGAAAATTGAACATATTGCCATTTGGGTGAAAGATATCGAAAAGATGAGAAAGTTTTATACGCATTATTTTGGCGCAAAAAGCAACAGCTTATATGTAAATGAAAAGAAGGGCTTTTCTTCTTATTTCCTTGCCTTTTCCGATGGTTCGAGATTGGAGTTGATGAGGAAGGAGACGATAAATGGACAATCGACCCCCGATCATTTAGGGTGGGCACATACTGCATTTTCTCTTGGCAGTAAAGAAGCGGTGGACAGTTTGACTGAAAAACTTAAGGCGGACGGTTATACAATCAAGGGAAATCCGCGCACAACGGGAGATGGCTATTATGAGAGTGTCATAGAAGATCCGGAAGGAAATATTGTCGAAATCACCATATAG
- a CDS encoding N-acetyltransferase: MPITIRRCSLADLSMLQKISIETFNDTFKEQNTPENMKAYLDKAFTLAQLEKELMNGASSFFFIYQEEELAGYLKVNTGEAQTEKMDEESLEIERIYIRTKFQKQGLGNHLMNKAVEIAGDLEKKIIWLGVWEKNPNAIAFYEKNGFVKTGAHSFYMGDEEQTDFILTKTL, translated from the coding sequence ATGCCGATAACTATCAGAAGATGCAGCCTTGCAGATCTATCGATGCTGCAAAAGATTAGTATCGAAACATTCAATGATACATTCAAAGAACAGAATACACCTGAAAATATGAAGGCTTATTTGGATAAAGCATTTACTTTGGCACAATTAGAGAAGGAATTGATGAATGGCGCTTCTTCGTTCTTTTTCATCTATCAGGAAGAGGAACTTGCTGGTTATCTTAAAGTGAACACCGGGGAAGCGCAGACTGAAAAAATGGACGAAGAGTCTCTTGAAATTGAAAGGATTTATATAAGGACGAAATTTCAAAAACAGGGGCTGGGCAATCACCTGATGAATAAAGCGGTGGAAATAGCGGGGGACTTGGAGAAGAAGATTATCTGGCTCGGGGTATGGGAAAAGAATCCAAATGCAATTGCTTTCTATGAAAAAAATGGATTTGTAAAAACTGGAGCACATTCTTTTTATATGGGGGACGAGGAACAGACGGACTTTATACTGACGAAAACGCTTTGA
- a CDS encoding MarR family transcriptional regulator — MKEILREIGMIARALDSISNIEFKEFDLAKGQYLYLVRIVENPGIIQEKLAEMIKVDRTTAARAIKKLAANDFIEKRDDRHNRKIKKLFPTEKGKEVYHSIIRENDHSNMVALNGFSETEIESLFQLLQRARKNVEKDWEYVKKGNKRDY, encoded by the coding sequence ATGAAAGAAATCCTGAGGGAAATCGGAATGATTGCCAGGGCTTTGGATTCTATCAGCAATATCGAATTTAAAGAATTTGACCTTGCCAAGGGACAGTATTTGTACCTTGTGCGTATAGTGGAGAACCCAGGAATCATCCAAGAGAAGTTAGCAGAGATGATCAAGGTGGATAGAACGACCGCAGCGCGTGCCATAAAAAAACTTGCGGCCAATGACTTCATTGAAAAGCGGGATGATCGGCATAATCGGAAGATAAAAAAACTGTTCCCGACCGAGAAGGGAAAAGAGGTTTACCATTCGATCATCAGAGAAAATGATCATTCCAACATGGTCGCACTGAATGGATTTTCTGAAACTGAAATCGAAAGCCTTTTTCAGCTTCTGCAAAGAGCGAGAAAGAATGTGGAAAAAGATTGGGAATATGTTAAAAAAGGAAATAAAAGAGACTATTGA
- a CDS encoding helix-turn-helix domain-containing protein has product MDEKELNLIKNLFNYQRMRILRALQGKEKTIKEIAKDLEEKPSRLYYHINQLEEINLIKVIREEKVNNLTQKIYTANTPDFNDEFNWVGETASRNKDYIFTQLHSHIEAALSAIYNDLENNPSSPHSEASLINASLTRDEWKEVNKKIRDLISERDKENSKKELLHSKYIILTYLEG; this is encoded by the coding sequence ATGGATGAAAAGGAACTGAATCTAATAAAAAATTTGTTCAATTATCAAAGGATGCGAATTTTAAGAGCCCTGCAAGGCAAAGAGAAAACAATTAAAGAGATAGCCAAGGATCTGGAGGAGAAACCATCCAGGCTTTACTATCATATCAATCAATTAGAGGAAATAAACTTGATAAAGGTAATAAGAGAGGAGAAAGTGAATAATCTGACTCAAAAAATATATACTGCAAACACCCCTGATTTCAACGATGAATTCAATTGGGTTGGAGAAACTGCTTCCCGAAATAAAGATTATATCTTTACTCAACTCCATTCCCATATCGAAGCAGCTCTATCAGCTATATATAATGATTTAGAGAATAATCCTTCCTCCCCCCATTCAGAGGCCAGCTTGATAAATGCCTCCTTGACTAGAGATGAATGGAAAGAAGTGAATAAAAAAATACGTGATTTAATCTCTGAAAGGGATAAGGAAAACTCAAAGAAGGAACTTTTACATTCCAAATACATCATTCTTACGTACTTGGAAGGATAA
- a CDS encoding MFS transporter, with translation MLGRSFYVLLSGRVITNIGDSIYAIAAMLLVYQLSGSSFYTGLAGFLTMAPQALQFLYGPIVDRLSHYWILILNQLLQGGILCFIPILYYFDFLTVWVVLTVMPIMSAIQQLTYPTQYALVPKIVKEEKLVRANSLMNITYQSLDIILTGISGIFITIVGMIAVFWIDAIFFMMAALLFSFLRINKSSSKMKRGKGSFRESILAYKNDLFEGCRSVQKSIIPKFLLASAVANFMIGSLTAVLPEFTSDRGGAHLYGFYLGGLSAGLLLGAMAANFLERFPIGVITIVGFALSGFSWISAGFIENNLISLVMFSASYITIGMTNVIFIAVIQQMVPSSHLGRVFSLIASMTGIAAPLGSLIGGGMATVLNSTIIFVSGGVGLLFVAAFWIISKPLRNFPSKMNLSAAYHFKVAQVKSHS, from the coding sequence ATGTTGGGAAGATCATTTTATGTATTATTATCAGGGCGAGTCATAACAAATATCGGCGACAGCATTTACGCTATAGCGGCCATGCTTTTGGTTTATCAATTGTCTGGTAGTTCTTTTTATACAGGCTTGGCCGGATTCCTTACTATGGCACCCCAAGCCCTGCAATTTCTATATGGACCAATTGTAGATCGCTTGAGCCACTATTGGATACTAATCCTAAATCAGCTGCTGCAAGGGGGCATTTTATGTTTCATTCCTATCCTGTATTACTTTGATTTCCTCACAGTTTGGGTTGTCCTGACAGTCATGCCGATTATGTCTGCAATCCAGCAATTAACCTATCCTACTCAATATGCTTTAGTCCCCAAAATTGTCAAAGAGGAAAAGCTAGTCAGAGCCAATTCGCTTATGAATATCACGTACCAATCTTTGGATATAATTCTCACTGGCATCTCAGGAATCTTTATAACCATTGTCGGTATGATAGCTGTCTTCTGGATAGATGCAATTTTTTTCATGATGGCAGCATTGCTATTTAGTTTTTTGAGGATAAACAAATCCAGCAGCAAAATGAAAAGAGGGAAGGGTTCTTTTCGGGAAAGTATACTTGCTTATAAGAACGACTTATTCGAGGGATGCAGAAGTGTTCAAAAAAGTATTATCCCGAAATTTTTACTCGCATCAGCAGTGGCGAATTTTATGATTGGTTCTCTGACTGCAGTCTTACCTGAGTTTACCTCGGATAGAGGCGGTGCGCATTTATATGGTTTTTATCTAGGCGGGCTGTCAGCTGGGTTGCTGTTAGGGGCAATGGCAGCAAACTTTCTTGAAAGGTTTCCAATAGGCGTCATTACCATCGTTGGATTTGCTTTATCCGGTTTTTCCTGGATTTCGGCTGGATTCATCGAAAATAATTTGATTTCTTTGGTAATGTTTTCTGCTAGTTATATAACCATCGGCATGACCAATGTGATATTCATTGCTGTGATCCAGCAAATGGTACCCAGCAGTCACCTCGGAAGGGTTTTCTCTTTGATTGCAAGTATGACAGGCATTGCAGCCCCATTGGGGTCTCTTATTGGAGGAGGGATGGCGACAGTTTTAAACAGTACTATCATTTTCGTGAGCGGAGGTGTGGGGCTGCTGTTCGTAGCTGCCTTTTGGATCATCAGTAAACCTTTAAGGAATTTCCCTTCCAAAATGAATCTGTCAGCAGCGTATCATTTTAAAGTCGCTCAAGTAAAAAGTCACTCCTAA
- a CDS encoding MarR family transcriptional regulator translates to MKPTERESIERIEYEMTTLIRRAVYKDNSENKIGDLERAVYLLLRELEACGPARLKALADSFKLDISTLSRQAAAVEAKGLIARSQDPNDKRSSIFYITEQGKAKLKEDKKKRIGSYREMLRNWSDEEREIFGELLFRMNEALID, encoded by the coding sequence ATGAAGCCAACGGAAAGGGAATCAATTGAACGTATTGAATATGAAATGACTACATTGATCAGGAGGGCTGTATATAAAGACAACTCGGAGAACAAGATAGGCGATTTGGAACGAGCTGTCTACCTGCTGCTCCGGGAGCTGGAGGCATGTGGCCCGGCACGATTGAAAGCCCTGGCAGATAGCTTCAAGCTGGATATATCCACTTTATCGCGTCAAGCTGCTGCCGTAGAAGCAAAGGGACTGATTGCCCGCTCACAGGATCCAAACGATAAAAGAAGCAGTATATTTTATATAACGGAGCAGGGGAAAGCAAAGCTGAAGGAAGACAAGAAGAAGCGGATCGGCAGTTACCGGGAGATGCTCAGGAACTGGTCGGATGAGGAAAGGGAAATATTCGGAGAGCTTTTGTTCCGTATGAATGAGGCCCTTATCGATTGA
- a CDS encoding CidA/LrgA family holin-like protein, with product MRTIRIIIQVAILSVFSVAGTMVHNLLHIPLPGSIIGLILLLICLSCKWIPVSLISDGAGFLLAILPLLFIPAMVGIMDYPSFFSIHGAILTAVVIASTVITIITAGAVSQFMEKKINKRKKRTACNHSSSQSV from the coding sequence ATGAGAACCATCCGTATTATCATACAAGTCGCGATTTTGTCCGTTTTTTCAGTGGCAGGGACTATGGTGCATAATTTGCTTCACATCCCCCTTCCCGGCAGTATAATCGGACTGATTTTGCTGCTCATTTGTTTATCATGCAAATGGATCCCAGTCAGCCTCATCAGTGATGGAGCTGGATTTTTGCTGGCAATCCTGCCCTTACTATTCATCCCGGCCATGGTCGGGATCATGGATTATCCATCCTTTTTCTCCATCCATGGCGCCATCCTGACAGCCGTTGTGATCGCAAGTACTGTGATTACCATCATTACGGCTGGAGCAGTAAGCCAGTTCATGGAAAAGAAAATCAATAAGCGAAAGAAGAGAACAGCATGCAACCATTCATCCTCGCAGTCGGTATAA
- a CDS encoding LrgB family protein, whose product MQPFILAVGIILATVGVYVAAGKLYKRFPYPFFIPVITTTAVLIILLLLCNMSYEDYMVGGKWINALLGPGVVALAYPLYNNRKILLQNIAPILSGVCIGALFGMSSGIVFVELLGSSHDLIVSVIPKSITTPVALQLTDTLGGIPSMTAIFVMIAGISGVVIGPLILKWVRVHSFVGKGIALGSASHALGTARTMEYGELAVSMSSVSMTLSALLGSVFGPIVVWLFQL is encoded by the coding sequence ATGCAACCATTCATCCTCGCAGTCGGTATAATCCTGGCGACAGTCGGTGTTTATGTCGCGGCTGGGAAATTATACAAGCGTTTTCCTTATCCTTTTTTCATCCCGGTGATTACGACCACTGCCGTCCTGATCATCCTTTTACTGCTTTGCAATATGTCATATGAGGATTATATGGTTGGAGGGAAATGGATCAATGCCCTCCTTGGTCCAGGTGTAGTGGCACTGGCTTACCCTCTTTATAATAACCGGAAAATCCTCCTGCAGAATATAGCGCCGATCCTATCCGGCGTTTGTATCGGGGCTCTTTTCGGCATGAGCAGCGGGATCGTATTCGTCGAATTACTCGGCAGCAGCCATGATCTGATTGTCTCGGTCATCCCTAAATCAATCACGACTCCCGTAGCATTGCAGCTCACGGACACATTGGGAGGCATTCCATCCATGACGGCTATCTTCGTCATGATCGCCGGTATTTCCGGCGTTGTGATCGGACCTTTGATCCTGAAATGGGTGCGTGTGCACAGCTTTGTCGGCAAAGGCATTGCCCTTGGCAGTGCTTCCCATGCATTGGGTACTGCAAGAACGATGGAATATGGCGAACTGGCTGTATCGATGAGCTCGGTCTCGATGACATTGAGCGCTCTGCTGGGATCCGTTTTTGGCCCGATAGTCGTATGGCTGTTTCAGCTTTGA
- a CDS encoding PadR family transcriptional regulator has protein sequence MENITEMLKGVLEGCVLEIISRGETYGYEITQQLRDLGFTDVVEGTVYTITMRLEKNNLVDIEKKASTMGPPRKFYKLNAAGQERLKSFWEKWEFVSSKIHELKTNQKEK, from the coding sequence TTGGAAAATATTACAGAAATGCTGAAAGGGGTGCTGGAGGGCTGTGTTCTTGAAATCATCAGCCGCGGTGAAACCTATGGCTATGAAATTACACAGCAGCTGCGGGATCTTGGCTTCACCGATGTAGTGGAAGGGACAGTTTATACGATCACCATGCGTCTTGAGAAAAACAATCTAGTGGACATCGAGAAAAAAGCATCCACCATGGGGCCACCGAGAAAATTCTACAAACTCAATGCAGCGGGGCAGGAGAGACTCAAATCTTTTTGGGAAAAATGGGAATTCGTTTCAAGCAAAATTCACGAACTCAAAACAAATCAAAAGGAGAAATAA
- a CDS encoding DUF1048 domain-containing protein, which yields MSIIKKIIGDLDDKREWKAMEKRANALPNEYQDAYSAIKKYMWASSGLSDWQDISRIFGGILDLLEQGAAEGRKVTDLTGEDVADFCDELAKDTKTWKDKYRTKLNDSINRS from the coding sequence ATGAGCATCATAAAAAAGATTATCGGAGATTTGGATGACAAACGGGAATGGAAGGCAATGGAGAAACGTGCGAATGCACTTCCAAACGAGTACCAAGATGCGTACAGCGCCATCAAGAAATATATGTGGGCTTCAAGCGGCCTTTCCGACTGGCAGGACATCAGCCGCATCTTCGGCGGCATTCTCGACCTCTTAGAGCAAGGTGCTGCTGAAGGCAGGAAAGTCACAGATCTTACAGGTGAAGACGTAGCCGATTTCTGTGATGAACTAGCAAAGGACACGAAAACCTGGAAGGACAAATATCGCACGAAGCTGAACGATTCGATTAATCGCAGCTGA
- a CDS encoding amino acid permease: MERNNRSKNDLQKGLKNRHVQMIALGGAIGTGLFYGSASSIGLAGPAIPLAYLVGGLMIFLIMRALGELSVDNPNSGSISYYAYENLGDFFGFFSGWNYWFNYVAVTMAELTVVGVYVQYWFPEVPTWVTAFGFLIIITCINLLSVKLYGEFEFYFALIKVIAIIGMIVLGLVIIFTGIGNEGVPTGFSNLFDEGGFLPNGMVGVLLSIVPVMFSFGGVELVGITAGEVETPKKTIPKAINQVVYRILIFYVGTMIVITSIFPWNQIDGESSPFVQILDGIGIPAAAGILNLVVLTAAVSAHNSGLYSNGRMLHSLAKQGNAPRFLHRVGKRTGAPVPAILLSSAVAGIAVIINYLFPEKVFGYVMATATVAGVINWIMIIIIHLAFRKRIGREAASKLSFKLPLYPVTNYVVLLFLVAVLVIIGFMPDYRLALYIMPVWILILVIGYKLKKE, from the coding sequence ATGGAAAGAAACAATCGATCGAAAAATGATTTACAAAAAGGTTTGAAAAATCGCCATGTGCAGATGATTGCACTGGGCGGGGCGATTGGAACCGGTTTATTTTATGGCTCTGCGTCTTCCATTGGATTGGCAGGTCCGGCTATCCCGCTTGCTTATCTGGTGGGCGGCTTGATGATTTTCCTGATCATGCGGGCCCTGGGAGAACTTTCTGTCGATAATCCAAATTCTGGCTCCATCAGTTACTATGCTTATGAGAACTTAGGAGACTTTTTCGGTTTCTTCTCGGGATGGAACTATTGGTTCAATTACGTTGCTGTAACGATGGCTGAGTTGACGGTCGTCGGTGTATATGTCCAGTATTGGTTTCCGGAAGTGCCGACTTGGGTGACAGCATTCGGCTTCCTGATCATAATTACTTGTATAAACCTATTAAGTGTCAAGTTATATGGTGAATTCGAGTTTTATTTCGCTCTGATCAAAGTGATAGCCATCATTGGCATGATAGTGCTCGGCCTGGTAATCATCTTCACTGGTATTGGAAATGAAGGCGTACCGACTGGATTCTCCAATCTTTTTGATGAAGGAGGGTTCTTGCCGAATGGGATGGTAGGCGTTCTACTTTCCATTGTCCCCGTGATGTTCAGCTTCGGCGGCGTTGAGCTTGTAGGTATAACTGCAGGTGAGGTGGAGACACCTAAGAAGACGATTCCCAAGGCAATCAATCAAGTTGTTTACCGCATCTTGATCTTTTATGTGGGTACGATGATTGTGATTACGTCTATCTTCCCATGGAATCAGATTGACGGGGAAAGCAGTCCATTTGTCCAAATACTGGATGGTATCGGTATCCCGGCAGCAGCTGGAATATTGAATCTGGTTGTTTTGACGGCAGCTGTGTCGGCGCACAATAGCGGTTTGTACAGTAATGGACGCATGCTGCATTCCTTGGCGAAGCAAGGCAACGCCCCCCGGTTCCTGCACCGTGTCGGGAAACGGACAGGTGCACCAGTACCAGCTATATTACTTTCTTCGGCAGTGGCAGGAATTGCTGTCATCATTAATTACTTATTCCCGGAAAAGGTATTCGGCTACGTGATGGCTACTGCGACTGTTGCAGGTGTCATCAACTGGATCATGATCATTATCATTCATTTGGCATTTCGGAAGCGCATAGGGAGGGAGGCAGCAAGCAAATTATCTTTTAAGCTGCCGCTGTATCCTGTCACCAATTATGTCGTACTCTTATTCCTCGTAGCGGTACTTGTCATCATCGGCTTCATGCCGGATTATCGTTTGGCTCTTTATATTATGCCAGTATGGATACTTATCCTTGTAATAGGATATAAGCTGAAGAAAGAATGA